The genomic DNA CAGGAAAAAGTGTTATGATAAGGCTAGTTATTTGAATTCGATTATTTGTGGGAAAAGGAGCATCGATATGAAAAAAGTGACCAAAGGGCAATGGAACGGTTACGATACTTATACGTTACATAGCCGTGAGCTTGATGTCACGCTGCTGCCCCGCCTTGGCAATAATGTCATCCGCATATGGGATCATGTCCAGCAACGCGATGTACTTCGCCGCCCAGACGAAAGTGAACTCGATTTCTACTTGCAAAAGCCGTATCATTTCGGGATTCCTCTGTTGATTCCGCCCGGAAGAATCCGTAGGGGACAATTTACTTATGCCGGACAGGAATACCAATTTGACCGCAATACGGCCAATGACAACCATATTCACGGTCTTCACCGTACGCAAGCCTGGTGCGTCAGCGACATCGAAGAAGACGATGAGGGCTGTTCGATTACTACGGAATTCATCACTTCAGACGACCCGAATTGGGTTCGGCAGTTCCCAGTACCGCTTAAGCTGGAAATGACATTACGCCTGCAAGGGGCGAAGCTTATGCAAACGTTCCGGATTCACCACTTGGGAGATCGTCCTGCTCCTTTCGGGCTTGGCCTGCATACCTGGTTTTTATTGGATGGCCAGCCTGATAAGTGGACGATTAC from Paenibacillus woosongensis includes the following:
- a CDS encoding aldose 1-epimerase, encoding MKKVTKGQWNGYDTYTLHSRELDVTLLPRLGNNVIRIWDHVQQRDVLRRPDESELDFYLQKPYHFGIPLLIPPGRIRRGQFTYAGQEYQFDRNTANDNHIHGLHRTQAWCVSDIEEDDEGCSITTEFITSDDPNWVRQFPVPLKLEMTLRLQGAKLMQTFRIHHLGDRPAPFGLGLHTWFLLDGQPDKWTITLPVSGKYKLDEELITTGEVEPLGELEELTGGLKLQGMDFDTMFRIGDNPVRATLMHDDGYGLIYSADPAYFKHWVLYTKGTADQFLCIEPYTWLPDAPNSGLPNEDTGLIELQPEQSLELNLQLEMIHPEPN